A window of the Thermodesulfobacteriota bacterium genome harbors these coding sequences:
- the ileS gene encoding isoleucine--tRNA ligase encodes MDYKDTLNLPKTEFPMKANLPQKEKEILEYWSKIDVYGTLLKKFENSESFVLHDGPPYANGHIHLGTALNKILKDIIVKSRFMFGYRADFVPGWDCHGLPIEHQIEKELKEKNLNPSKLEMRKLCRAYAEKYINIQREEFKRLGCFGDWERPYITMDYDYQASIIEEMMKFFLRGEVYRKKKPVYWCINCVTALAEAEIEYEMEKTISIYVKFPLKEEYRTKLCGLSHKPVFILCWTTTPWTLPANLALAINPEYEYVTVETQNEIYIAVRELMEDLMKKGGYVEYEISGTLRNDVLKDLKFRHPFYERDSIVVFAQYVAKDVGTGVVHIAPGHGEEDYETGLEYGLECYSPVDERGRFTEDVEEFKGLNVFEANRFIIEKLKERKMLFYSEETEHSYPHCWRCKKPVIFRATEQWFISLDKKDLRTRALREIDKVKWVPKWGRERIYNMLLARPDWCISRQRSWGIPITIFYCLKCGDPYWSEESFRKVIEEVKKRGADVWFEENASYFLPGDARCGNCGGSEFRKEEDIIDVWFDSGVSWAAVCKKRKELKFPADLYLEGSDQHRGWFHSSLLTSVANEDRAPYKTVLTHGFVVDGTGRKMSKSLGNIIAPYEIIDKYGAEILRLWVTYEDFRNDMRISNEIVLRLVETYRRIRNTLRFLHANLYDFRPDKDSIPYEQLSFVDKWILSRLYDVVLKCKEAYMEYNFHVIYHTVLNFCAVDLSALYLDIVKDRLYVERKDSPKRRGTQHTMYQILVSLVKLIAPILSTTAEEMWLHLKGFNAEDSVFLNGFPEVEKRFKNPEIEALWEKILHMKDATNKKIEEKRNEKLIGHSLDAKVTLSLKEDDYNALIPLKDELREILIVSQLKINKGEAFFVEVGKAEGRKCERCWHYSEDTGNYGNYVNVCGRCADILSSL; translated from the coding sequence ATGGATTACAAAGACACACTCAACCTCCCGAAGACAGAGTTTCCAATGAAGGCGAACCTTCCGCAGAAAGAGAAGGAGATACTGGAGTACTGGAGTAAGATAGACGTTTATGGAACCCTTCTCAAAAAGTTTGAAAATAGTGAAAGTTTTGTGCTACACGACGGTCCTCCGTACGCTAATGGCCATATTCATTTGGGAACGGCTCTAAACAAAATCCTCAAAGACATTATAGTAAAGTCGAGGTTCATGTTCGGTTACCGAGCAGACTTTGTTCCCGGTTGGGACTGCCATGGCCTTCCAATAGAGCATCAGATAGAGAAGGAGCTCAAAGAGAAGAATTTAAATCCGTCTAAACTCGAGATGAGAAAGCTCTGCAGAGCTTATGCAGAAAAGTATATAAACATCCAGAGGGAAGAGTTTAAAAGGCTGGGCTGTTTTGGGGACTGGGAAAGACCCTACATAACGATGGATTATGACTATCAGGCCTCAATCATCGAAGAAATGATGAAGTTCTTTTTAAGGGGTGAGGTTTATAGGAAGAAAAAACCGGTCTACTGGTGCATAAACTGTGTTACGGCCCTTGCTGAGGCAGAAATAGAGTACGAGATGGAAAAGACCATATCTATTTACGTTAAATTTCCTCTGAAAGAGGAGTATCGAACGAAGCTTTGCGGTCTTTCTCATAAGCCAGTCTTTATCCTCTGTTGGACAACGACCCCATGGACGTTGCCTGCGAATCTTGCTCTCGCCATAAATCCCGAGTATGAGTATGTTACGGTGGAGACGCAAAATGAAATTTACATCGCCGTTCGGGAGCTCATGGAAGACCTTATGAAAAAGGGTGGCTACGTAGAGTATGAAATCTCTGGTACTTTGAGAAATGATGTCCTAAAGGATCTGAAATTCAGACACCCCTTTTACGAACGTGATTCTATAGTGGTATTCGCCCAATATGTTGCAAAAGATGTGGGTACGGGAGTTGTCCACATAGCACCTGGCCATGGGGAGGAGGATTACGAAACCGGTCTCGAGTATGGACTCGAATGTTATTCACCCGTCGACGAGCGGGGAAGATTCACAGAAGATGTTGAAGAATTTAAAGGTTTAAATGTGTTTGAGGCAAACAGATTCATAATCGAGAAACTGAAAGAGAGGAAGATGCTCTTTTATAGCGAAGAGACGGAACATTCCTACCCTCACTGCTGGAGGTGCAAAAAACCGGTAATCTTTAGGGCAACAGAGCAGTGGTTCATCTCTCTCGACAAAAAGGACCTAAGAACTAGGGCTCTTCGGGAAATCGATAAGGTAAAATGGGTTCCAAAATGGGGTAGGGAAAGAATATACAATATGCTTCTTGCAAGGCCCGACTGGTGTATATCGAGGCAGAGGAGCTGGGGAATCCCCATAACCATTTTTTACTGTTTGAAGTGTGGCGATCCATACTGGTCGGAGGAGAGTTTCAGAAAGGTCATAGAGGAAGTAAAAAAACGAGGTGCGGATGTTTGGTTTGAGGAGAATGCCTCGTATTTCCTCCCTGGAGATGCACGCTGCGGTAATTGTGGTGGAAGTGAATTCAGAAAGGAGGAAGACATAATAGACGTTTGGTTTGACTCCGGTGTTAGCTGGGCGGCTGTATGCAAAAAAAGGAAGGAGCTCAAATTTCCAGCCGATCTTTACCTTGAAGGTTCTGACCAGCACAGGGGTTGGTTTCATAGCTCACTTCTTACCTCTGTGGCTAACGAGGACAGAGCGCCTTATAAGACTGTACTGACACATGGGTTTGTGGTAGATGGAACTGGAAGAAAAATGTCGAAGTCGTTAGGTAACATAATCGCACCCTACGAGATAATCGATAAGTACGGCGCTGAGATATTGAGACTTTGGGTGACATACGAGGATTTCAGAAATGACATGAGAATTTCTAACGAAATAGTTTTGAGGCTTGTTGAAACTTATAGGAGAATAAGAAACACACTACGTTTTCTACATGCAAATCTTTACGATTTTCGTCCTGACAAAGATTCTATCCCGTACGAACAGCTTTCCTTTGTCGATAAATGGATCCTTTCTCGTCTATACGATGTGGTGCTTAAGTGTAAGGAAGCTTACATGGAGTACAATTTCCACGTGATATACCACACGGTTCTTAACTTCTGCGCGGTTGATTTGAGCGCCCTTTATCTGGACATCGTGAAAGACAGGCTTTATGTTGAAAGGAAAGACTCACCTAAAAGAAGGGGTACTCAACATACGATGTACCAGATACTTGTAAGTCTGGTAAAGCTTATCGCTCCTATTCTTTCTACGACAGCAGAGGAAATGTGGCTCCATCTTAAGGGTTTCAACGCAGAAGATAGTGTATTTCTCAATGGATTTCCTGAGGTAGAAAAAAGATTTAAAAATCCCGAGATAGAGGCCCTATGGGAGAAGATACTCCATATGAAGGACGCAACTAACAAAAAGATCGAAGAAAAGAGAAACGAAAAACTAATAGGCCACTCCCTTGATGCAAAAGTTACGCTTTCTCTCAAAGAGGATGACTACAATGCTTTAATACCGCTTAAAGACGAGCTCCGCGAGATTCTTATAGTGTCCCAGCTGAAGATAAATAAGGGCGAGGCTTTTTTTGTAGAAGTTGGAAAGGCCGAGGGTAGAAAGTGTGAGAGATGTTGGCACTACTCGGAAGATACTGGAAATTACGGAAACTATGTAAATGTATGTGGTAGATGCGCAGATATTCTCTCTTCCTTATAA
- the lspA gene encoding signal peptidase II, which translates to MRRYSLFLISAFVFVLDQVTKKLIEKNLPYGQEIEYLPFFSLVHVKNYGGAFSLLSGSEYSFIVFTLLPLLVVGTIFFLLIKGNLVLSQRVALLLILGGALGNLYDRITKGYVLDFLDFHYRGFHWPAFNVADTGITAGVILFLLRELSWSLAWTTKQEKKKEN; encoded by the coding sequence ATGCGCAGATATTCTCTCTTCCTTATAAGCGCGTTTGTATTTGTCTTAGATCAAGTGACAAAAAAGTTGATTGAAAAAAACTTGCCCTATGGTCAAGAAATCGAGTATCTTCCTTTTTTTTCCCTTGTCCATGTGAAAAACTATGGCGGGGCTTTCAGTCTCCTTTCCGGATCCGAATATTCATTCATCGTTTTTACTTTGTTGCCCCTTTTAGTTGTGGGAACGATCTTCTTTTTACTCATCAAAGGTAACCTTGTCCTTTCTCAGAGGGTGGCCCTTTTACTCATTCTCGGGGGAGCCCTCGGTAATCTATATGACAGAATAACGAAAGGATACGTTTTAGACTTTCTGGACTTCCACTACAGAGGCTTTCACTGGCCTGCATTCAATGTGGCTGATACAGGCATAACAGCAGGGGTTATACTTTTTCTTTTGAGAGAGTTAAGTTGGAGTTTAGCGTGGACGACGAAGCAAGAGAAGAAGAAAGAAAACTAA